The Haliotis asinina isolate JCU_RB_2024 chromosome 16, JCU_Hal_asi_v2, whole genome shotgun sequence DNA segment ACATTCTGCGAAGTGGGGTTGTGTGTTCCTGTGTGAAGTGGGGTTGTGCATCACTCTGTAAAGGGTGTACATGTGTGAGATGGGGTGTGGGGTTGTGTGACATTCTGCGAAGTGGGGTTGTGTGTTCCTGTGTGAAGTGGGGTTATGCATCACTTTGTAAAGGGTGTACATGTGTGAGATGGGGTGTGGGGTTGTGTGACTTTCTGTGAAGTGGGGTTGTGTGTTCCTGTGTGAAGTGGGGTTATGCATCACTCTGTAAAGGGTGTACATGTGTGAGATGGGGTGTGGGGTTGTGTGACATTCTGCGAAGTGGGGTTGTGTGTTCCTGTGTGAAGTGGGGTTGTGCGCCACTCTGTGAAGTGGGGTTGTGTTAGCCTGGTTGATGTAggatatgtgttcctgtgtgaaGTGGGGTTATGCATCACTCTGTAAAGGGTGTACATGTGTGAGATGGGGTGTGGGGTTGTGTGACATTCTGCGAAGTGGGGTTGTGTGTTCCTGTGTGAAGTGGGGTTGTGCGCCACTCTGTGAAGTGGGGTTGTGTTAGCCTGGTTGATGTAggatatgtgttcctgtgtgaaGTGGGGTTGTGTATCACTCTGTAAAGGGTGTACATGTGTGAGATGGGGTGTGGGGTTGTGTGACATTCTGCAAAGTGGGGTTGTGTGTTCCTGTGTGAAGTGGGGTTATGCATCACTCTGTAAAGGGTGTACATGTGTGAGATGGGGTGTGGGGTTGTGTGACATTCTGCGAAGTGGGGTTGTGTGTTCCTGTGTGAAGTGGGGTTGTGTGCCACTCTGTGAAGTGGGGTTGTGTTAGCCTGGTTGATGTAggatatgtgttcctgtgtgaaGTGGGGTTATGCATCACTCTGTAAAGGGTGTACATGTGTGAGATGGGGTGTGGGGTTGTGTGACATTCTGCGAAGTGGGGTTGTGTGTTCCTGTGTGAAGTGGGGTTGTGCGCCACTCTGTGAAGTGGGGTtgtgttagcttggttgatgtaggatatgtgttcctgtgtgaaGTGGGGTTATGCATCACTCTGTAAAGGGTGTACATGTGTGAGATGGGGTGTGGGGTTGTGTGACATTCTGCGAAGTGGGGTTGTGTGTTCCTGTGTGAAGTGGGGTTGTGCGCCACTCTGTGAAGTGGGGTTGTGTTAGCCTGGTTGATGTAggatatgtgttcctgtgtgaaGCGGGGTTGTGTGTTACTCTGTCATATGGCGTTGTGTGAGCCAAGGTGATGTGGGGTTGTGTGTTTGATTGAGGTTGTTTTCTTCTTATTGTGATATGAAAATTGGTAGCATGCAGTGTCACTGACAATGCTTGAaaaatggtacttgttgttgacCAGCCTAGTTGGTACTCATATCTATGGGGATGACAGCTGGATCGTTCATTGATCAGTTGTTATATTGACTCAGTCAGAGCAGGGTATTTACAGGTTAATCACCCTCACAGGgtttttactgaaatattgaaagtttttttaaataactaCAGTAGTCAGGGTGATTAAATGGCTTACGCCATGAGGGTATGCTATTTGATATGTGTGTAATGGATTAGACATGATGAAGATTATAAAAAAGTacagtttcatgtttttaaaatagaaataattgCCCTAGGTAATCAGTTAAACTGATAAAACGCCTCCAAGAACAATGGGCATAACTTTCTCTAGTGGTTTGACATTATTGAAGCCAGGGCTACTAGTGGATGAGGCCACACATTTTCACAcctaatcactgttaataactGCTATGTCTTGCTTAATCAAATAAAGATTACTACTACTTTTTATCCCTATGTAAAGTTGTATACATTTTCTTTCTTCACAAGATCATTTTCAGGGTTTTGTCCCATCATTAGCCATAGATTTTGTATTTTCCCCGGATTCAGTTCTTCAACAATCAACTCACTGTTTACTCTCCATTTCAGAGAGCCGTGCTTGCCATGCTGATTCCGTGGCTGTTATCGTAACTAGCTCCTCTAATATGCTTATATCATGAAATGTATCATTTCCAAGATAAACTGATCCCCCATGTTCCCCTCCGAGACCTGAAAATGCTCCCCCTGGCCCTTCGTGAAACTCAAGCCGGTATTTGTTGATTGAGGCCCTCAGAGGGCATGGCACTGAACAGGAGGAGGCAACCATAGCTGTGGAGAAATTGTTAGATATCGCTAAATTGCAATGTATGTCTTGCCACTCCAAGAAAATTAATAACAAACATTGTTTTTAGATCAAGAAAAGTTTATTTTATAGATAAATATTATGATTGCTTCAAGTGTTATCTTGTTGTAATTTCAACAGACCTGCAGCTTTTTGTGTATGAGTAGCGTTGAGGTAGCAAGTCTCTTAAATGTCTTGCAGGCATTGACGCCATTTCTATTTAAAGAAAAATGTGCTGTTTTCCAGTAAGTTGATATTTCTTATACAGTGTACCATTGTATACTGGTACATAGTTAATGTGTGACAGTTTAACAGACTCTGCTTTGTGTTTAgtattttggaaaatatttgaataGTGTTAAATAATTTGTTGGGTTTTGGGGCATTATTTGAGTCAGGCACTCCTACCTCTGTCACAACAGCCATTCAACTCTCTGTATTGGAGTTTCATGTTGAACGAACTGGCTCACCATAATGAAAGTGGCATCTTGGACTGTCATAATTACTGATGCCCCATGCCTTGTTTTGTTCTGAATTTTTATGACAATCTCTTTTAATCATTCCTTCTTAACAGTGAATTGTGAGAATTTTTCAGAAAGAGAGGGTCAGTTGAATCTGAATCCAAATATATATCTGAATCCTACTCTTGATCTCAATCCTACCTTGAACCCAAATCACATTCCAGATCTAGGACCTACCTTGGATCCAAATCACATTCCAGATCTAGGACCTACCTTGGATCCAAATCTCACTCCATATCTAAGACCTACCTTGGATCCAAATCACATTCCAGATCTAGGACCTACCTTGGATCCAAATCACATTCCATATCTAGGACCTACCTTGGATCCAAATCTCACTCCATATCTAGGACCTACCTTGGATCCAAATCACATTCCAGATATAGGACCTACCTTGGATCCAAATCACATTCCATATCTAGGACCTACCTTGGATCCAAATCACATTTCTGATCTAGGACCTACCTTGGATCTGAATCCTCCTCATGATCTCAACCCTACAATGGATCCATATCTAACTCAAGATCTAGGACCTACCTTGGATCCAAATCACATTCCAGATCTAGGACCTACCTTGGATCCAAATCACATTCCAGATCTAGGACCTACCTTGGATCCAAATCATATTCCAGATCTAGGACCTACCTTGGATTCAAATCACATTCCAGATCTAGGACCTACCTTGAACCCAAATCACATTCCATATCTAGGACCTACCTTGGATCCAAATCACATTCCAGATCTAAGACCTACCTTGGATCTGAATCCTCCTCATGATCTCAACCCTACAATGGATCCATATCTAACTCAAGATCTAGGACCTACCTTGGATCCAAATCACATTCCAGATCTAGGACCTACCTTGGATCCAAATCACATTCCAGATCTAGGACCTACCTTGAACCCAAATCACATTCCAGATCTAGGACATATATACCTTGGATCCAAATCTCACTCCATATCTAAGACCTACCTTGGATCCAAATCTATCTCCAAATCTAGGCCCTACCTTGGATCCAGATTTCACTCCATATCTAAGACCTACCTTGGATCCAAATCTATCTCCAGATCTAGGCCCTACCTTGGATCCAAATTTCACTCCAGGTCTAAGACCTACCTTGGATCCAAATTTCACTCCAGGTCTAAGACCTACCTTGGATCAAAATCACATTCCAGATCTAGGACCTACCTTAGATCCAAATCACATTCCAGATCTAGGACCTACCTTGGATCCAAATCACATTCCAGGTCTAAGACCTACCTTGGATCCAAATCACATTCCAGATCTAGGACCTACCTTAGATCCAAATCACATTCCAGATCTAGGACCTACCTTGGATCAAAATCACATTCCAGATCTAGGACCTACCTTGGATCAAAATCACATTCCAGATCTAGGACCTACCTTGAACCCAAATCACATTCCAGATCTAGGACATACCTTGGATCCAAATCTCACTCCATATCTAAGACCTACCTTGGATCCAAATCTATCTCCAAATCTAGGCCCTACCTTGGATCCAAATTTCACTCCATATCTAAGACCTACCTTGGATCCAAATCTATCTCCAGATCTAGGACCTACCTTGGATCCAAATTTCACTCCAGGTCTAAGACCTACCTTGGATCCAAATCTCACTCCAGATCTAAGACCTACCTTGGATCCAAATCACATTCCTGATCTAGGACCTACCTTGGATCTGAATCTTCCTCATGATCTCAACCATAAATTGGATCCATATCTAACTCAAGATCTAGGACCTGTTTTGGATCCAAATCTCACTACAGATCTAAGACCTACCTTGGATCCAAATCTAACTCTAGATCTAGGACCTACCTTGGATCCAAATCTCACTCCAGATCTTAGACCTACCTTGGATCCAAATCTAACTCCAGATCTAGGACCTACCTTGGATCCAGATTTCAGTCCAGGTCTAAGACCTACCTTGGATCCAAATCTAACTCCAGATCTAGGACCTACCTTGGATCCAGGTTTCAGTCCAGGTCTAAGACCTACCTTAGATCCAAATCTCACTCCAGATCTGGGATCTACCATGACTCTGAATCGCAATAAAGATCTAGGACCTACCTTGGATCTGAATCGCATTCCAGATCTAAGCCCTACCTTAGATGTGAATCCCACTCCTTTGAAGACTGACATgtgttaaaattgatcttccgtaacccatgcttgttgtaaaaatGCAAGTAACATTTTTGGGTGGTCATTTGCATCCCAAGTGCGTAGAAttctgctcatgctgttgactacTGGAATGTCAGGTCAAGACTCAATTGTTAAACCAAAGTATCCTGCTCACTCTAGGTCTGATTCCAACTCTAGATGTACATGTCACCCTGGATCATAGTGCCACTGTAGCTCTGGAATCTGGAATCTGAACCCTAGTCTAGATCTGAATCATACCTTGCATCAGAATCCCACTGTTGCTCTGAATCTTACCTGGGATCTCAATCCCACACTAGCTCTGAATCCTACTTTGAATTGGAATCAATACCTGGGATGTGAATCCCACTCTAGATCTGAATCAATACCTGGGATCTTAATCCCACTAGATCTGAATCCTACCTGGGATCAGAATCCCACTCATAACTCTGAATTCTACCTAGACACCTATGAATATTGCAGGCAGATTAGGTCtttagcaatccatgcttgccacagaaggcaactatgcttgtcataagaggtgactaatgggatctggtggtcatgcttgctgatttggttcacatgtcatcggttcgaaTTTGCACAGAACAatctcatgcagttgatcactggattgtctggaccagacttgattatttacagacagccatcatatagctggaatagtgcagcataaaactaacctcactcactcattcttcctTAGGATCCAAATCCCACTTCAGATCTTGATTCTGCTTAGGATCTGAATCCCACTCTAGTCTGTTCTCATCCCCCAAGTCTGTTTGATCAGAAGAGTAATTTAGATAATTCACAGCCATGAATCAAATTAATTACAATGCATGCCATCAACCGCTGAGTGTTACATAACATGGTGTTAAGTGCAACTCATGTACGTTTCTTTCATATAAATTACTACAAATCATTCATTGCACTGACACTTGCTACTCTGGGATGCACGCAGAGTAGAATTTACGTGAAAGCTGGTAGTCTGGTAGAAATTAGTTAATTTTCAACATGCACATAAAGTGCTGTAATTAACTCTTCCTTCTCTACATGCTTCTGCAACGTACATCAATCATCATGACAGCTGGGGAAGGTCTTCAAATTAACCGAGAGCTACCATCTTATGTATGAACTACCATTATGTAAGAAGAGAAATTTCTAATGAGGAAGTATGCTCACCCTTTCATTACAGTAACTGTGGTGGTGGTAATGTGAGCGTGTTATGGACAGGTAATTGCCCAATGCCTATTCCAGTCTGTAATGGGTGACACTGACAGATGTTCTGTAGTTCACCTTCCCAATGTACTTGTCACAGAGCATTGCAGGTGCTTGTGGTTCCACATCAACTGATACTGGTTGTCGATGGCGATAAACAGAGAGACTGATGTTGTGTGGTCTGGTCTAGTTGTCTTTCTTTATCTTACTGTGGGTCACCATGCATTAATCATTTATGTCAACTTGTTGAAGATTTGATGGTATTATGTTCTTTATTGATCAATCTGAATATTActcttgtgatattgctggattgttgctgaaagcgatgtaaaacctgAGCAATTCtgtcactctctcactcaaactcactcattcatgcatTCCTTTTACTCACTTATTCACACTTTCACTCATTCTTTACTTTACTTACTCATTCCTTTACACATTGATGCCTTCACTCACCCATTTACTTGCTCTCTTACTCAGTCACTCTTTCCttttctcattcactcacactccTTTACTCATTTATtacttcactcactctttacttACTTATTTACTCTTACTTTCTCCTTCATTCATTCCCTCCTTTAGTTGCTCATTTACTTCTTCACTTTCTCCTTTTCTCACTCATTCCTTTACTTACTCATTTACtattttacttttacttttcCTTTACTCATTCCCTATTTCACATGCTCATTTACTCTTTCACTTACTTTCTCCTTTACACATTCCCTCCTTCACATGCTCATACTTTTTCGCCCAATTTTTCCTTTTCTCATTTTCTCCTTTACTTACTCATTTACTTACTTTTTCATTTACTCATTCCCTCCTTCACATGCTCATTTACTCTTTTACTTTTTCCTTTACTCATTCCTTCCTTCACATGCTCATGTACACTTTCACTTATTTTCTCCTTTACTTACTCATTTATTCTCTTACTTTTTCGTTTAAACATTCCCTTCTTCACTTACTCTTTTACTTACTTTCTTTTTCTCATTCACTAAACTCCTTCAATTGTTTACTCATTCTTTCACTCATTGTTTCACTTACTCCTTTTCTCAGTCATACAGTCATTCTTCACtcattttcactttcactcaTTCCTGTCCTCACCTTCACTCAAGCTGTTGTGTATACCTCCAAGCTCAAGTGATGTAGAGCAGAAGGAATACAGTGAAGCAAATATATGAACAGTTAATCAGCTTAATAGAAATGCTCAGGAACACTTTGCAGCTCAGTCACGTtagtttttcagaacacagcttGTATGAACTGGTTGTGAAAGTCACCACAGTTAATACCGGTCTAGTTCTGAAGGTCATTGTGGCATACATGCAATCTTCTGCAGGATATTCATATAGCGGCATTGGCTTCGGTAAGAAATGAGGTTCATTTTATGGACAACTCAATAATGGCTTTAGAGATTTACGTCTCAGAAAGGTTTTATCAACATTAGGGCTGATTGTTCTGTCTCTTCCTTCATACTGCTGGCTGTAATGAAGTTCAGTATGGAGACTGAGGCCTAGGTTAATGTTTTTGTGGTTTACAGACCTTTGCTTAACAAAGAACATTATTAGCTTTGGTTGTTTAACATCTTGGAAAAGATTATGGTAGCTCAGTATtgtatgttattatttttttatatgttgTAAGGAATTGTTTATATTGATTGTAATTATGGTGTAAACTGTTGGTGTCCCTGTTGTTTCAGTTCTGTCCCTTAGGTGTATCAGGATCCTGTGACATGGTTTTGAATTTCATCTTTACTTGATCATGATTAGGTCTGCTAGGTTTTGTGACTATGTGAATCAGCACTCAGGGTTTCCCTGACTGAAGATACTGTTCCAAGTGGTGTTGACATTCTGGGGACAGTCTGGTctaatattttatgttttgtgtatGACAGATGCTAAGGTCAGTGCTGACTCTCTCAACCAACAGTACACCTGCTCCTTGTCCTCTTGTCACTGAGAATTTGTTAAAGGCGGCATTGAATCCTATATATGCTCATTCCTGTTACGTATTACATCAAAAGTGGTAAGTAAGCTttcaaaatttcagcaataccagGTTGATAATTTGATCAAAACACAAGCCGTCACAATAGATTTTGACCTGATTTGTTAAATGGCCTTATCTTGTGCCACCATTGGGGATTCTGGGTGAAAACTATTCCCCAGGAAACAGTGCTGTTTGAAGAAGACAAATAAACATGCTTCATGCATTGGTTGACCAGTAGGCTTGCCAATGTTTATGGTAGCCATGGTAATGTCACATCATGGATGGTTGCTCTGTATATGAATCACTAGATTCTCTTATCCAGGTTTGAATTTTCACTGACTGCTGTCCCGCAGTAGGtgtattattgctgagtgcagcattaaacaacaagcccAAGCACTCTTAAAAGTTTTTAGTCAAGGATGAACATGATTCCTTCCCACGAGGCTCTTCCTTTCTATGACCATTATCCCAAGGGAGGTTTTATCATCCAGTCATGATGAAACGCTCCTTGATTAATCCCCTTGTAGCAAACTGATCAGGGAACACATCATTCATTTTGACAGACATTACAGCTCAGCTTTACAAAATTTCCCTTGGAAACTGAAATGCTTCACTTTTGTTGCAAGTTGTCCTAATATCCAAGGTCATTAGAACGGTCAGAAGTTCCAACAGGTTCCCATTCATCATGAACTGGAAGCATGAATAGTAGTGATATCCATGAGTTTCTGGTCACTTTTTCCACATTTGTTATGGAATTATTCTTAGTGCCTATTTAAAATATAAAAGGGAAGTACATTATTAACCTGAAAAAAGCTGCTTCACAAAGAGTTCAATTAGGAATGCATCATACAGCTGTCATATTCGCCCATGGTAATATTATATTACATCAAGAGATTGTAGGGGCTCAAAGTCTCAAGGCTGACTTCATACTGAATAAGGAGTAAATAATTGTATTGATTTAGTCGTTGATGTACTGCCTTATTCAGCTGCAGTGTTTAGAATGAGTGAATCGGTTGCAGTATTTCAGAACCTTCTGTTGAGTAATGAGAACTTCACACAGATTGGACACATATGTAATTTTTAGGTTCACCAAACTTTTTCACATGTTGTTTGCTGGGCTGACCATAAAGAAGGATGAAGCAACAAAATGCTTCTTTTTATGTTTCcttgtttcttttaatatttcctTATCACACATTACTGTGGATCGGCTTAAAATTTGTTCCATGTAAATTAGTTTAAACATTGCTGGAAATTATTGTTCTGGGTCTTGTTTCTTATAAAGATGTTTGTGCTGCAACTTGTCTGTCATATGAAGGAATGTTATTATCAAGTTCCACAGATTGAGTTCACGCCATATTTGTGTTCAGATTCTCCCGATGTTTGGATGatttttctgaaatgtttacCAGTTCGGTTAATGATTTTAACTTTAGTATTGTTTTACGACACATTTAGCAATGTTCTAATATTACAGTGCATCAGATCAGATTTAGACTTCACTTTGCACCCATCCAGCCAGGGCCTTGACAAGcaagcactttaaccaccacaccaccacacaaaCCCTTATTTTGCCGGTGGGTCAGTGGGGACCCAGAAACCTAAGAATTGTATAGTGTTGCTTTATCATTCTTGTGACATATTTGGCTAATCCATGTTACATTTAGTCAAGATGGTCATCATATTGCAGTAAGTGAAAGCCAGGATGAAATATGTAATCTTATTAAGTGATTCAGATGTTAACGGCGATAGTGGAACCAAATTTATTACATCGTTGATATTCCAACTCATCTGCCTCCTTGGATATTGATGACATTTACTTTGCTTGGTTAGCCTTGCTGTCTGACCTTTGGCAATTTCCTGTACAGATTTGTCTCCCTTAGGTGTGTTAGGCACGGATGATCATTTGTTTGAGTTCCAGATGTGTTCCTGTCAGAACCATACTCACGATCGTGAGTTTCACTGAAATGGGAAACTTCTGTGGCTTAAATTGTTCCTGTCTCTTTTGCCCACATAAGGCTCACACGTAGATTAgtgcttagtttctgaatatatataatttagttAGCAACATTTAACacaattgaaaaggagccccacgCAGGCTGAGAGATGCAAGATTCTGAACCAGAGGAAATGTAGATTtccttcatttaaggctttagcattgcggagagggcttggcagtagggagaataatgtagttcagggactgtgagacagactagctaAGATGCTGTGAGAAAGTTGAAATACAGTAAACAGCATTAGACTGGTATCCTTGTTATTTGCCTCAAATGAAAGGTTTCTATTTTAATGTTGTCccatctttttcttttcttcattGAATTGTTTTATTAGCAGTTGATACCAATCCAGTGTCCTATTCTCTTTAAGAGATGTGATCAAGGTTAGGTTCTTGAGTTAATGTTTCTGATAACTCATGCAACTTGCAAGAGGAAACCCCATGGAGATTTCAAGTTAGGACAGGTCTCCAGTCTCCCACACATCGACCAGGTTGGGTTTCCAGGTTATAATAGTCACATACAAGTCGGATCAAAAAAGGATTCCAATTAGAATAAGTATCAAGTGAAACATGAAGCCTGCATGAGACATGCATGTTGGGGATTCAGTGTTCTACCAGGTTCATGTTACCGGAACAATTTGCAGAAGGTGACCCCATAGGGACCCCAGGTTAGGTCATGTACTTGATAACAAATGAAGAATGCAAAAGGCAAAATCAGGTATCCTTCAGTGATTCctgaccagggcctagattttcgaagctctcttaaaagatagtcgtaaggttatattaatgtatggcagttacgaCTATGGTAGGACTAAGAGAGCCTCAAAAATCAAGGCCAAAAATTGGTTTGTATATTtaaatgttgtttaatgctgtacTTAACCATATTGGCAAAAAAAAGACAAAGAACAAAATCTGCTATCCCATATTGCGACTATATGGaaacactctgtaaataatcaagggtggaccagtgatcaacagcttgtgcatcaatcaacacaaatgggatacgatgccatGGGCCAATCATAtcagggagtctgaccatccaGCCCCATTTAAGCTGCCTCCcaatggcaagcttgggttggtgaagaccagttctaacctggatcttcatggatacCTAGAACATGTACCACATGAAACGTGAAGGGTTCTTGTGTGGATACCAGGATCCAACTGGTCTCCAATAATCTTTACAGTTTACACTGGACAACCCTGTAggggttaccatggttacaggttAGAATAAGTCAGGTTGGAACTGACTGAATCACGTGAAAAGACTAATTGCCTATTGCATTGCCCAACAGTGTGATCCATTCCATGCTTTCAGGTTCTGGTAATTCTGTCACTGCTTGTTTGTGTCATGGGATCTTTGCTGTCAAAGAGCAGTGCCTAAAATTACAGATTATGCAGACCACAGTATTTGAAAAACAAGGGACACTTCAGACATTTTAAGTTAAGCGAATAACAATTACCTCTTGACATTTGTGCTAAATT contains these protein-coding regions:
- the LOC137267649 gene encoding protein FAM186A-like, with the translated sequence MYHFQDKLIPHVPLRDLKMLPLALRETQAEREGQLNLNPNIYLNPTLDLNPTLNPNHIPDLGPTLDPNHIPDLGPTLDPNLTPYLRPTLDPNHIPDLGPTLDPNHIPYLGPTLDPNLTPYLGPTLDPNHIPDIGPTLDPNHIPYLGPTLDPNHISDLGPTLDLNPPHDLNPTMDPYLTQDLGPTLDPNHIPDLGPTLDPNHIPDLGPTLDPNHIPDLGPTLDSNHIPDLGPTLNPNHIPYLGPTLDPNHIPDLRPTLDLNPPHDLNPTMDPYLTQDLGPTLDPNHIPDLGPTLDPNHIPDLGPTLNPNHIPDLGHIYLGSKSHSISKTYLGSKSISKSRPYLGSRFHSISKTYLGSKSISRSRPYLGSKFHSRSKTYLGSKFHSRSKTYLGSKSHSRSRTYLRSKSHSRSRTYLGSKSHSRPTLDPNLSPDLGPTLDPNFTPGLRPTLDPNLTPDLRPTLDPNHIPDLGPTLDLNLPHDLNHKLDPYLTQDLGPTYLGSKSNSRSRTYLGSRFQSRSKTYLGSKSNSRSRTYLGSRFQSRSKTYLRSKSHSRSGIYHDSESQ